In Thermococcus sp., the sequence CTCCTTCTCGTTCTTCTCAAGATTGGTGGCGAGCATCTGAATCCTTTCGACGCCGTGGATTTCCTTTATGAACTCGGCAACGCTTTTGGGAACCAGCTCCTCCCAAGGCTCGCCCTCAACCATGCGCCGCCGTATCTCGGTCGCCGAGAGGATGTCCTTCCTGAACATGGGCTGGACGATAACTTCGTAGCCCTTCTCGCGGAATAGCTGTGCTACCAAAGAGTTGCCGGTGAAGACGACGTCAAACCTGGGAACCATACTGACAACGTAGGTCGCCCATATGGCGTTGAAGTTGATGTCCGGGAGCGGGATGAGGTAGTAGCGCTTGTTTACACCAGCCTCATCCAAAGCCCTTATCAGCATCTCCATCCTCTCGCTCGTCGTGAATGGGTTTTTCAGCGTGTGGCTGGCCTGTGCGCTCCCAATGCCGATTATCACCTCGTCAACCTGCGAAAAAACGAACTCGAGGGCCTTAATGTGGCCGTTGTGCACAGGCTGGAACCTTCCAACGAAGAGACCGCGTTTAACCATCGGTTTCACCTCCAAGGATGTTTTCAACAACCTCGATAAATGCCTCTGCCTTCGGGATAATGGTCTCAACATCCTCAGGCTCCGGGGAGAAGCCAACGTCGTACTGGCCCTGATACCCCAGGTCCCTCACGTAATCGAGGTATCTCACCCATTTAACCTCCATGATCCCGGGCTTTACGTAGAACTCCCTAAGATAGGCCGAGATGTAGGCGTGACTTTTCTCCCTCCACCCATCTCTGAATAGAAGTGTCCTCGCGGCGTGGAAGAAGGTAAGGTAAGCCATTACAAGGGCACCGTTGTGAATGCCCATGTCCAGGTTCTTTCTTGCAGATTCCAAGAAGGAGCGAGCCTTGGCAAGGATGAGCCTTCCAAGTTCAGGTTGTGGTTCAATTCTTCTAAGATAGCTCCTTCTAACGCGCTCTTCAAAGTCCATCAACGTCCCCCCATAACACCAGCGATGAAAGTTTGATGCTCCAGTAAAGATAGGGATTCTCCTTTTTGAGCCGGGCCAGTTTATCCCTTGTAAGGACAAGAAGGTCAACTTCCCTCCCGAGGGCTTTTTCAAGCTTTTCCTGGAACTCCATGATTTTGAGAGGGTCACTCTCTTCCACAAAAATCCAAGCGTCAACGTCACTGTCCCTTCCGTTTTCACCCCTGGCAAAGCTTCCATAAACCCCCAAAGCAAGTATCCAGTCCTCCCTAAGC encodes:
- a CDS encoding nicotinamide-nucleotide adenylyltransferase, whose amino-acid sequence is MVKRGLFVGRFQPVHNGHIKALEFVFSQVDEVIIGIGSAQASHTLKNPFTTSERMEMLIRALDEAGVNKRYYLIPLPDINFNAIWATYVVSMVPRFDVVFTGNSLVAQLFREKGYEVIVQPMFRKDILSATEIRRRMVEGEPWEELVPKSVAEFIKEIHGVERIQMLATNLEKNEKE
- a CDS encoding nucleotidyltransferase domain-containing protein, with amino-acid sequence MIHRLASTENRERILEYILEMEEFGPEEVALALNLSKGLVSTYFRELVKVGIIHKRGRKFYLSRGPELRELKRFLNFWTLREALLPLREDWILALGVYGSFARGENGRDSDVDAWIFVEESDPLKIMEFQEKLEKALGREVDLLVLTRDKLARLKKENPYLYWSIKLSSLVLWGDVDGL
- a CDS encoding HEPN domain-containing protein, which translates into the protein MDFEERVRRSYLRRIEPQPELGRLILAKARSFLESARKNLDMGIHNGALVMAYLTFFHAARTLLFRDGWREKSHAYISAYLREFYVKPGIMEVKWVRYLDYVRDLGYQGQYDVGFSPEPEDVETIIPKAEAFIEVVENILGGETDG